Proteins found in one Sorghum bicolor cultivar BTx623 chromosome 1, Sorghum_bicolor_NCBIv3, whole genome shotgun sequence genomic segment:
- the LOC110434298 gene encoding probable RNA-binding protein 18, whose protein sequence is MDIKRLEADKLDCRLYVGNLDFRISESEIIKMFSPFGKITAEDFLWHTRGPKRGEPRGYAFVQYTTKEEAQLAKEKMNGKLVCGRPMVVHLASEKSSLDSSSSHRAVKDKKLTGGSGGKSQYTDRAAKIAAIKNKLKSLEEGGCSTKKPRLNPDNLTGIREQSHKKF, encoded by the exons ATG GACATTAAACGTCTTGAGGCAGATAAACTGGATTGCAGGCTCTATGTAGGGAACCTGGACTTCAGGATATCAGA GTCCGAAATAATCAAGATGTTTTCCCCCTTTGGAAAGATTACAGCTGAGGATTTCCTGTGGCACACACGTGGTCCAAAGAGAGGCGAGCCCCGGGGCTACGCCTTTGTTCAATACACCACTAAAGAG GAAGCTCAGTTAGCAAAGGAGAAGATGAATGGAAAGTTAGTCTGCGGACGCCCAATGGTAGTTCACCTTGCTAGTGAGAAAAGTTCTCTAGACTCTTCAAGTTCACATAGAGCAGTCAAAGACAAAAAGCTGACGGGTGGTTCAGGAGGCAAATCACAATATACTGATCGAGCTGCAAAGATAGCTGCTATAAAAAACAAGTTGAAATCTCTGGAGGAAGGGGGATGTAGCACAAAAAAACCAAGACTTAATCCAGACAACTTGACAGGAATCAGGGAACAGTCTCATAAGAAGTTTTGA
- the LOC8062870 gene encoding uncharacterized protein LOC8062870, with protein sequence MRGGGAGEKLHHKEANAAHGGAGATGKGAAAKTSFLNGLLLYVVLPVLVLYFVVIAASQFYNPRCSPEGNAMAATHFVVANNKPNASSLNASSSSAPPPPAGPASKTTRLTAEEAPTGLRHIVFGIGASASLWESRKEYIKLWWRPGRMRGFVWMDKPVGEFYSKSSRTGLPAIMVSSDTSKFPYTHGAGSRSALRISRIVSETFRLGLPGVRWFVMGDDDTVFLPENLVHVLSQYDHRQPYYIGSPSESHIQNLIFSYGMAFGGGGFAISRALASELAKMQDGCLHRYPALYGSDDRIHACMSELGVPLTRHPGFHQCDLWGDVLGLLGAHPVAPLVTLHHLDFLEPVFPTTPSRAGALRRLFEGPVRLDSAAVAQQSVCYDDVHQWTVSVSWGFAVMVVRGVLSPREMETPMRSFLNWYKRADYTAYSFNTRPVARQPCQKPHVYYMRGSRMDRRRNATVTEYERHRVKHPGCRWRIADPSALLDSIVVLKKPDPELWKRSPRRNCCRVVSSPKQGKDRSMTIDVGVCRDGEFAKV encoded by the exons ATGAGGGGAGGAGGAGCTGGAGAGAAGCTCCACCACAAGGAGGCCAATGCCGCgcacggcggcgccggcgccacgGGGAAGGGGGCCGCCGCCAAGACATCTTTCCTCAACGGCCTCCTCCTCTACGTCGTCCTGCCGGTGCTGGTCCTGTACTTCGTCGTCATTGCCGCGTCGCAGTTCTACAACCCTCGGTGCTCGCCGGAGGGCAACGCCATGGCGGCGACCCATTTCGTGGTGGCTAATAATAAGCCCAACGCTTCCTCGTTGAACGCTTCGTCGTCGTCAGCTCCTCCACCACCGGCCGGTCCGGCGTCCAAGACGACGAGGCTGACGGCAGAGGAAGCGCCCACCGGGCTACGCCACATCGTGTTCGGCATCGGCGCGTCGGCGTCGCTGTGGGAGAGCCGGAAGGAGTACATCAAGCTGTGGTGGCGTCCCGGGCGGATGCGCGGCTTCGTCTGGATGGACAAGCCCGTGGGTGAGTTCTACTCCAAGAGCTCCCGCACGGGCCTCCCGGCGATCATGGTGAGCTCGGACACGTCCAAGTTCCCCTACACCCACGGCGCCGGCAGCCGGTCGGCGCTCCGGATCTCGCGCATCGTCTCGGAGACGTTCCGGCTGGGTCTCCCCGGCGTGCGGTGGTTCGTGATGGGCGACGACGACACGGTGTTCCTGCCGGAGAACCTGGTGCACGTGCTGTCGCAGTACGACCACCGGCAGCCGTACTACATCGGTTCGCCGTCGGAGAGCCACATCCAGAACCTCATCTTCTCGTACGGCATGGCgttcggcggcggcgggttcGCCATCAGCCGCGCGCTGGCGTCGGAGCTGGCGAAGATGCAGGACGGGTGCCTGCACCGGTACCCGGCGCTGTACGGGAGCGACGACCGCATCCACGCGTGCATGTCGGAGCTGGGGGTGCCGCTGACCCGGCACCCGGGGTTCCACCAGTGCGACCTGTGGGGCGACGTGCTGGGCCTGCTGGGCGCGCACCCCGTGGCGCCGCTGGTGACGCTGCACCACCTCGACTTCCTGGAGCCGGTGTTCCCGACGACGCCGTCGCGTGCGGGGGCGCTGCGGAGGCTGTTCGAGGGCCCCGTGCGGCTGGactcggcggcggtggcgcagcAGTCGGTGTGCTACGACGACGTGCACCAGTGGACGGTGTCCGTGTCGTGGGGGTTCGCGGTGATGGTGGTGCGCGGGGTGCTGTCGCCGAGGGAGATGGAGACGCCGATGCGGAGCTTCCTCAACTGGTACAAGCGCGCCGACTACACGGCCTACTCGTTCAACACGCGGCCCGTGGCGCGGCAGCCGTGCCAGAAGCCGCACGTGTACTACATGCGCGGGAGCAGGATGGACCGGCGCAGGAACGCGACGGTGACGGAGTACGAGCGGCACCGGGTGAAGCACCCCGGATGCAGGTGGCGGATCGCCGACCCCAGCGCGCTGCTCGACAGCATcgtcgtgctcaagaagcccgACCCGGAACTCTGGAAGAGG TCGCCGAGGAGGAACTGCTGCAGGGTGGTGTCGTCGCCGAAGCAGGGGAAGGACCGGTCGATGACCATCGACGTCGGTGTGTGCAGGGACGGCGAGTTCGCCAAGGTTTAA